The genome window tccaggCGTGCAGGCGCCCATTGCACtagaagaagacgacgatgatgacgacgacgcgccaTTCTCGAAGAGCCTCCGGAATACTCTTGCTCGGTTGACGCAGACTACGCCCCCGACGGCCAAGGAGGTTGCGCGCATGCTCACGAGCCTCCAGCAGCGCAAACAGGACTTGGGCACATATACTGCGTCCAAGGTCGTCCGCGCAGCCGAGGCTGAGATCCTCACGCGCTCCGTCAGCATCATCTGGGCTGAGGTACTGCGCGAGTTTGTTGAAAGCGCACTCGCACtcctggacgacgaggtgtgGTGGGAGCGCTCCATGTCCTCGCGTATCGGGCCGCTCGTGTACTTGGTGCAATGTGAGTACCGGGGTGGATTTGGCGGAGCTGACTTCAGCCCTACCGGAGCGCGTCTGGCATGCGCTCGGCGGAGGTGAGGAGTCAGAGTCGTGGCATGTAAAGGTCTCGAGTGTGAACTGGCGCAACGCGATTCAGTTGCCCTCGTCTTCAAGCCTGTCCCGCCTGTTCCGGCCCCTCCATGTCGGCGATGGGGCGCAGAAGTTCACGGCCAAGCTGCAGGCGCTGGCCTCTCCGCTTGTTCTGACCAAGCGCGAAATGCTGTCCAACCGGCAAACGCTTGGTACCGCCGCCGGTCTCGCAGCCAGTCACGTCGGCCTGCTTGCAAGCAACGGTCCAAACTGGTCGTTCCAGAGGGTCGGCGCCGctgcgtcctcgtccgaccTCGTTGACGAGACTACGCGCATCTACGGCATTCTTGCCGACGTCCTCAACATCAAACCCAGCGAGAAGACCGTCTCGTTCAAGGACGAAAGAAGCTCGCGCAAGTCTAGACGCTCGCAAACCCAGGCTGCGACAAAGGTGACTCCCGAGATGCTTGCCGACGTGGTCACGAAGTATCTCCCTGAGATGCGCCAGGTCGTGCACAACACTCTGGAGGAGTACGGCCGCCCATCTGTCTTCACCCGGTTCTGGTTCACCGTCCTGTTCCTCCCTCCGGCGCTCTACTTTGGTGCCCGGTCGGTCGTCAAGAACAAGGAATGGATCACTGAGCAAGTCTACAATGGCAAGGAAACGATCAAGGGCTTCTTCGTGCAGTGGGTCTGGGAACCCGTCGAGGACATCTTCAACACGAtgcgcggaggaggggagggtctctccctcgccccgGAAAcggtcaaggccgacgaggaaaGTTTGCAGCGCATGGTCGTAGATTTCGGTCGCGATGTGTACCACCTGAACGACTCTGAACTCGCGGCCTTAcgcgtcaaggtcgagtCGGGCGACATGGAGGAGGTTCTCAAGGCGTACGAGAACGAAATCCGACACCCGATCAAGTCGGCGTTGTTCGGCCACCTCATCCGTACCCTCCTCATCCAGATCCAGAAGACTAAGGTGGGTTTCCGACTCTTGATCaaagctgacgccagaccGACCTGTCAGTGGCGCTGCAGGGCCTTGACCAGCTCCTACGCTCGCAGCAGCTGACGTTTGCGTTCGTCGGTGTGGCGCCCTCGGTTCTCCTCCTCTATGGCTTCTGGGGTTGGCTGCAGCGTCTCTACGCTGGCGAGGGTCGGCAAAagggccgccgccggcgctACTTCCACAGTTTGCGCGACAttgaggagctcctcctcaaggcgccagaggacgacgcgctcatgTCGGACAAGGACCGGGGTCTGCTAATCGTCACGACGTCGGGTCTGCGTGTATGGGCGACGGGGATTGGCTCTGGAGTGCGCCAGGTGAGTTACTGTTCAGGCCCCGGATACATGTACAACTGGAAGCCGGATATTGAGTTTGTCACAAGGGGTAAAGGGCTCATCACCCTGCTTGCCAGGATTGATATGATTCCCCCCCATGGGGTGATCAGGGATTGGGTGGCTGGTCAAAGAATGATCGATTATCTACCAATCTGAACATTACTGACAGACAGGCATTCCTGGATGACTTGCGGATGTTTGAGGACCAAACGCTCACACGGGCAGACAAGTTGCTGGTTGTGGGAAGGATATGGCGGTGTTGGGGTCGTGATGGGCGTGGGACCATGACCATGTAATCTAGTAAATCTAGTATGCATCAGACACGAGTGGGAAGTGGGAAATGGGAAATGGGAAATGGAAATGGTTCCAATGACGTAAGCGGTGGGGTTAAGGATTAGTACAGCGAGCTTTAATCGATTTGGGGACTAAGGCGGGGTTGTCGGCTGAATTAGCGGGGGCAATTGTATTTCGTCTTGGGTGTGCGCTGTGCGCCacccgccaccaccgcaaGAAGGCTTAGGACCAGCCCAAGTTGCCTTTCCAGTCCCTGAACGATATGGGCCTAACTAGGCCCGCCACTTGAACCACCAACTGGGTGGTCTCCCCActtcccccccccaccccttcccccctcccccccttTGATCATTAACCCACTTCACTTGTTATTCTCATCACTTGACCTAGCTACTGCTTACAACTTACCTTCTTCGAGACACCACACAAGTCGATATCAAACGGTATCGTCACACGACCCACTCAACCTCTGTCTCCACAACTCTCCACAACTCTCCACAACTCTCGCCCCTACCGTCGTCGTGCACGAGGCGATCCAGTCCCCAAGAGCGCCTCCACCCCGCTCATTTGCATTAATCATCCCCCCCCGCCGCTCAGACGACCTCCGTGAGTAACTAACTCCTCTTGTATCGGACACGTTGTCATTCTCCGAAGCGAGCAATACCTTGCAGTGTTGCTAGAGAACTCGTCCACTCTGCTGCCAAGACTGTGTCTGTGGCTCCCACCTTGCTCTGCTGCGCACATGGCTGACGGATGCTCAGGTACAAACCTATTGTGGCCACTTGTTCTTGCTCCGACAGTCACTCTTTCCACATCTACGTCCTACTGTACCGCCTAGCATCACATCAACGGTGCGGATGGACACATCGACAATCTCGTTTTCCAACGACGTTCCAGACACACCGCCGCGTACGCTTTCGGCTCCCCACGATCGCATAGAGCCTGGACTTCACCACACGCGCTTGGCCGAACAGCGCTCACCAGCGACCAAGAACCAGGAGGGGGTCCAGATcgacagcagcagcgccgTAGCATCGCATTCCGGGTCGCGTGCGACCCGCGTGAAAGCTATCTCACGACTCGCAAAGATGCCAGTCAAAATCGGACGGTACGAGTACATCTCAGCTGTGCCTGGGGCGTCGGGAGTGGTGCAGGCGGTACCACACTCTGTCAAGGTCATCGGCGACATCCACATGCGGCCCAGCGATTTTGACTCTGGCGATGGACCATCGACCGTGTTGATTGTGTTCATCCCGATCCTCGTGGTTGCCCTCACAGTCCTCTTGGGAATCCTTATCTTCCTCATTGCGCTTCTGTGCATGAAGAGGCAGAGAGGCATccgccttgccgaggaTGGAGGACCTCTCGATCTGTCCAAGGGAGACGGCGTTATTGGCGAAGGCGGAGTCGAGGGCGTAGAACAACGATGGCTTGAGACTTGCAACGCCGATGTGCGGGAGGCCTATCTTCGGTCAAAGGGTGAGTACTCTGACTCGTGAGATATGACGGCTAATGTTCTCAGACTGGCAAGGCCAGTATCCTCCTTCGTCTGTGCCAACCGACATTACTCTGTCCCAGTTCCTCTCTATCCAAGAGAAGGGCGTCGCTGCATGGGCGTTCGAGCCCGACTACGAGGAGAACCTCTCGCTCTACGTGCAGTCACGCACCGAAATCACATTCCTTTCCGACGGCCCGGGTATGGCAGTCCGCGAGGGCGGTGGCAACTCGGTCATGGCCAACCTGCCGCTTCCCAAGCTTAACGAGGTCTACTATTGGGAGGTCAAGATGTATGAGAAACCGGTCACGACCGAGGTCGCCATTGGCCTCGCGACCAAGCCGTACCCGTCGTTCCGTCTGCCTGGATGGAATAGATCCTCTGTGGCCTACTTTGCGTCGGACGGTTTCAAGTCTCACAACTACCCGTTCACGGCGTCGTCCTACGGGCCTCCTCTTGCCGAGGGTGACGTCCTGGGCGTGGGTTATCGCCCCCGCACGGGCACTGTCTTCTTCACGCGCAACggccgcaagctcgaggactGTTACACGGGCCTGCATcgcctcaacctcttccCTACTGTCGGCGCCAACGGTCCTGCCACGCTACACGTCAACCTTGGCCAGGCTGGGTTCGTGTTCATCGAGGCCAACGTCAAGAAGTGGGGCCTTGCTCCAATGACCGGTACACTGGCTCCACCGCCTGCCTACGGCAGCGAGGGTGGAAGCATCCTCATCGAGGCTGGCTACGGCACACCTGGCTCGAGCCAGCCGAACCTGAGCGGCATCGGTGCACTCTTGGAGGCTGCACGCAACCGCGCGGTAGCCCACGGTTCTTCGTCTTCTACCCCTATTATTCCCTCTCGCTCTCTCGCTCACGCGCCATCTAcaccgcgctcgtcgagaaggcATCGCCGAAACCACTCAAACCTCATGCCCAGCCCGTTACGTGGTGGTGACCACTTGCACCCTGCAGAGGTGTCGTCGTACCGTTCTCCAACCGACACCCCACAGATCGAGGCGCGTGTacccgacgtcgaggacctcgactCGGATGGCAGCGACTCGGATACCGGTTCTGCCCGCTCGCCTCCAAACCCGCCCACACCCAACGTACTTGACATCTCAATGAACTCACTCCGTGGTGAACAATCTTATTTCCACCGCCGCTCCAGTCCTAACGCGTCAGTCACAAGCGAGAGCGGGACCCACGAGAGCGAGAACAGTGGCGAAACGGCCCGACCTCGTACGTTACAGCGCGAGCCAAGCCTCGGCCCGCCGCAAGActcgccgcctcccccCGGCTATGCGCCCCTCGACCCGCACGTCTACTCGCAGGGTCTGCCAGGCGACCTTCCAGAAGAGCTCATCAACCAGGCCATTGCGGCAATGAGTGATGTGTGAGTGTGCGTGATGATGGCTTATGTAATGGGGGACGGGGCTGATCCCCAGAGGTCCTTCAACACCGACGCCGGTGCggagcccgagcccgccCCCCAGAGGCCCGCTCGGGTGGCTCCGTGGTTTGACGGGTGGCGAGTAGATACAGTTTGTACGATCCGTGTTGTCAAGCGTTTCAGCAGCATGCATGTGTGTTTGCATCTTAGCGAGAGAGAAGCGGATGTACGGAGTTGAATCGTACCGATAGTGCGGATGAGGGCGCTAGGGCGCTAGATCGGTAGGGCAGCGTCCGGCTGTGGATATCACGATCCCAGCGTTAAGGTAAGAGACGTTCAGATTCCACCGCACGCAACTGTGCGGCTGGTCAGCAAGGATGAgtggcgacggcgctggGAGCAGGCTGTTGCGGCTGACTGGATgacctcgactcggacacGGCCGAGCCTGCGAGGCATGTGGCATGTGTTACAGAGCGCCATCTCAGTGCCTTGGGCAAATATGCCAGTCATGTCATCAGGATCGACAACGCCACCTCTTCAGCTTCGGGACTGATGACTGGCGATTTGCGCCATTATTCATCTCtgccgcgcgccgcagATCCGCAGTCCCTTGACGCCATGGACGCGCCTGCTTTACACAGCTTGGGCTTTTAGTCGCTTGACTTGGCTTGGCCAATTGACACTCAGACGTCTGATATCACGCGACTTGGAGAGACATTctcatctcgtcgccgtaTATCTTGCTCCTATCAactctcactctcctctCATCTGATTCGAACATTTGCCACTCGTATCACTGTTACACTCTCTGCCGCTTACGCTCCACTCGACGCTTACGCTCCACTCGACGCCTaagctcaacctccaccgaGCTCCAACAGTGCCTCACCCCGGTCAACCCGGCCCATTTCCCCAAtccactccactccacccCGTCCACCTCAGCACCTCACATTCAGTCACACCCACCATGGTTCCCCGTCCACACCAGTCTATCTCGCGCGCCAAGCCTGAATGGCAGTTACTTCTCGAATCCGAGCTGGCCCAGAACCCACGCTCAACTGGTTAGTCATCCACCCGTCATCGCTGACGACAGTATATTCGCTCGCGACCGTGCATGAGGGTGCGCCGCGTGTGCGCTCGGTTGTCCATCGTACTTGTGAGTCATTAAGGAAGGTGAGAGCGAGTGGGTGCAGGATCGGTTGCTTGCGTCGTCTTGCTTGCGCCCCTTGCCCTCCACACCCTGCCAATCGCGCTTCGAGAGCCAacccgcctcctcgtcaccccCGAAAGCCAACCCACTGACTCCAGTCTCGCCGAgtggcctcctcctcagcacGACCGACCTGCGCTCATCCAAGTCGACCCAGCTAGGCGCCGAATCGCGCACCGAGATCGCTTGGaccctccccaccctcgTCCAGTTCCGCGTCACTGGGCGCGCATACATCGTTCCCGCGAGTGGTTCCCCCAATCTGACCCGCAGGGGAAGCCAGCTCAAGATCGCAGCGTCAtactcgtcgccgcgcaaCCCGACTCCGCTTCGCAGGACACCGTCGAGTGCCGCGggctcatcctcgccaacgaccGATGAAGCTAGCGGCGCGACGAACAGGGACGGGAAGCGGGGGAGCGTCTCGAGCACATCATCGCTGACCCCTGGCGGCACGGCAGAGGCCAGTCCCACCGAGTCGCTCGACACCAAGAGCACGACTGAGAGCATTCCGGGGAGTGGCGCGGCCTCGGAATCCATCTCTAGGTCCAGCTCGACCAAGGGTAGGCCCAGACTCCAcctgacgccgacgccaaaCGATCTGGCATCGAGCGCAggcccgtcgtcgccccTTGGCCCGGGTACCCCGCGCTCGCCCCGCGTCTCGCCTCcgctctcggcgtcgagcaccAGCTCTTACCAGTTCCACCTCCGGCCCAACGTCGCTCTCAACCCGGCCGTCACGCTCGACTCGGAATCCGACATCGGCCTCCCCAAGTTGGCCGGCACGCTGTCTGCGCTCGTGAGCTGGGGCGTCGCGTCGAACGCACCCgagtcgtcgccgtcgtggTGGGAGGCTGAGCGTGCGCGGATCTGGGACAGCTTGAGCCCAGCGTTGCGCGCGACGTTTGGCCGTCCTGCCCCACCTGGTTCGACACTTGCGGACGCGCCGGACCAGAGCACCTGGATCACAAGCTTGGAGTCAAACGCCAAGGACCCTGAAGAGTCAAAGGGCCTCATCGAGGCGTGGCAGAACTTTGCTGTCGTTGCGCTCGCTCCCCAGCGCGTGGAGATGCTCGAGCTCTCGTGCGAgccccaccgccgcgcgtgctgggtgcgcgatggcgaggcgtggatcaaggaggagcttgtGCCGTGAGCCATGGAGGCACGAGTCAAGGAGGCACGAGTCAAGGACGTGCGTGATGCGGGACGACCTCCAGATACCCTATAGATGGATCGATTGTTGTCTTGACCTGCTCACCGCTACTGACTCTGCATCTGTCCAAAAATAGGGCGTAACACAACTGTCACTGGATCTACACAATGGCCTGTACGCCACTAGGCTGGATTAATCGGCCTGTATGCCGCTAACAATGGATAATGGATAACTCTGGTCGTGATCATCGTAAAGGGTGTTCGGAGCTTCTTATTGTGCGGGCGCAATTGCCGGCGCGTACGTGATGGGGTGGAGCGGGCTGGGTGGCGTAGAATGGGGGCGGGGTGGAACGTCGGGCAGCTCGAGTGGGGGAAGCTGGAGCAAgacggcgctcggcgcgttGGTCATGTATACGGAACGAGGCGTCTGTGGCATGGGCGTGTGCGGATTTAGGGGGACGATACTCTCGCCGTGTCTAACCTCGCTCCCGTCCTCGGTCGTAACGACCTTACTTGAGGTACTCAACCGGCTTGAACGCCGTTCATCCGGGGTCCGGCtcccgctcgcgctcggctccatctcccactGCTCCCATTCCTGAGGGAGGCGATTAGTGAACGGTCGTTCATGTGGCAGCCGATTCGTAAACCGGGGCTGGCGTCTAGGCTTAGTCGGACCAAACATGTCGCCGAAATCAACACTACCCATATCGACCGTGGATATCTGTCCGGGTTCCCTTCCCGGAAAGTACGAGCGCGGAACACGCGATACCCGACTGTTGAAGGTGGGATTCGACATGGTAGCCGAGGACATCATGGcctgccgccgcgcctGCGCTCGACAGGAGAGTACGCCGAGCCCGATGGCGCATAAGAGGACGGAAGAGCATAATCCCGACATCTGGGGTTTAGTTGACGCAGGGACGCGGGGACGCAGGGAAACGCACAATCATTTGGATGTGATACGAGGCCCGGGAATAGACGATTGGCATCATTGTGATATTTGTCGACGCGGGATTGTCAGGGTGGGCAATCTTTGCGCCCAGCGCCGTGCATGCTGATGCGACGTAcgagagggcgaggtcgtaCGCTGTGGCGTTACAGGCCGCTGCCCAACATTGCTGATTAGTtaggggggagggagggaagggaagaggagggaaggaagacGCACCGTCACGCCAGTTTGGTAGTCGCGGTTTGAACAGAGACAGAGAAAGTCGGCGTTGCTGGCGCAATGGCCAGTGTTCGCGGCGCCCATACAACGCGTCATGCAGCGTGGGACTTCGAGATCGGCGGGCTGAGTCTGTCGCTTGTGTTTGTAGTTTGCGTGGGTTAGGGCAGGGTCGTCATCGATGAGGGGGATGGCGATGGTATCGATTGTGTCGTCGGGGTAGTAGAGCCAGTcggggtggtggttggagatgggctggagtcagcggaggggaggaggggaggagggggaggagaagaggggggAGGCAAGCCGCAGTAGGAAGGGGAACAGGAGCAGGCTCACACCATCCAGAATCGGCGTCATGATAGATGGAAGTTGCGATGGAGACTCGACGCGTCAACGTTTGGTGGCGAGAGACAAGCAAcaaccaacaccaacaccaacactcGAGATGATCGAGACAATGACAAGACCAGTGATGGCGACTAGCTTTTGTTACTCTTTACTCGCCTCAGTCTGGCAGAAAGGACCCCCGATCGGCCGTCGAGTTTTGGAGGTACTATTGTCTTGGTGCCTGACACACACGCCACAGTGTGCTTCTGCGCCACGGCTTGGTCGATGACTCGCGTGGATAGGACGGATGCTGATGCATGGGCCATGTGGACGGCTTGGCTTGTGTGGCTGGGTTGGATGGGTTGGATGTGTGGGTTGGATGGGTTGGATGTGTGGCTTGGCTGCGTTGTGTGGCTTGGCTGGGTTGGCTGGGTTGGACACGTCGCGGCGTAGTCTCTGATAAGAAATTGTAGCGAGGTATGAGGTGAGCGTCTGAGCGTCTGAGCGTCGGGTGAGTCGTCAGTCGTCAGTCGGGTGAGAGGCTGGTGACAGGACCCGTCGTGATGGTCAGTGCGGTGGCGCAGTCATTTAGCGACTATGGGCCATGGTCAGCAGCGTCTGGAAAAGGATGCAACAGCACAGTCCCCGTCCTCCGTGTTGCCTAGCATGCAAGAGAAGCGACAATAAGCCATAAGCCACCAACAGATCTAGGTCGCGGATCGGGAGCACCCATCCCACACTGCGGCGTTCTCGAAGGCGTCCAAGCGTCCAACCTTGCATTATCAAAGGCATAGTGCATCGCACACTTATTACAAATTCCAGCGTTCCCAACGCCACATCGCACTAGTACACAGTGGTCATGGGCCAAAGCCGTCAAAGGCACTGCTCCCATATCTCAAGCTTCCGCTGCGCGGCTGCGAGATCCTGCACCACGGCATGGCGCCGTGCGGTCCGGTCCGGTCCAAAGTGCCCGTCTGCACCGCCGGCCACTCATGTGACCAACTGCAACGTGTCGACGGGCGTGGacagcgccgacgccgtcccTGCGCCGCAAAAAAAAATCCTCGGCGCCTTACGCCTACTTGGCCAATATTgcggccatctcgcgctcgtcggccgcgtcaatgccaagcgcgcgcgccttgaGGCGCAGATTACGGTCAAAGGTGACGAGCAAGACTTGGGTCGGCGCGCCTTCCACCGGCCGCGCCTGGCCCAGAAGACCGCTACGGTCGACAAAGTGGTTGCGCTGGAAGGCAGCGACGTTGAGGATCATGTCGTCCATTGTGCGCGCCGTGTCACGCGAATGCAGgtcgagcgtctcggccCTGATGAGCAGGTCCGTCAGATAGTTGCCGCGCGACGTCTGGACCTTGAGGCAAAGCGCGTGCGTCCGGATCCGCGCCTCGAGGTAAgcgacggccgcggccgcctcggTGCCCAGAGGAGGGGGGCTCTTTGAGAGCCCGTCCAGCTCGGTCACCACTGGAAGCGGTACTACGACCGACCACTGACCGCCTTCGACAACCTTGGAGAAGTGGCCGAGCGCCG of Cutaneotrichosporon cavernicola HIS019 DNA, chromosome: 4 contains these proteins:
- the ssh4 gene encoding uncharacterized protein (Domain in SPla and the RYanodine Receptor) — encoded protein: MGFLSVAPTSYSEEQLNIHLVSLATLPVIVTSPKPDLPPGVQAPIALEEDDDDDDDAPFSKSLRNTLARLTQTTPPTAKEVARMLTSLQQRKQDLGTYTASKVVRAAEAEILTRSVSIIWAEVLREFVESALALLDDEVWWERSMSSRIGPLVYLVQSLPERVWHALGGGEESESWHVKVSSVNWRNAIQLPSSSSLSRLFRPLHVGDGAQKFTAKLQALASPLVLTKREMLSNRQTLGTAAGLAASHVGLLASNGPNWSFQRVGAAASSSDLVDETTRIYGILADVLNIKPSEKTVSFKDERSSRKSRRSQTQAATKVTPEMLADVVTKYLPEMRQVVHNTLEEYGRPSVFTRFWFTVLFLPPALYFGARSVVKNKEWITEQVYNGKETIKGFFVQWVWEPVEDIFNTMRGGGEGLSLAPETVKADEESLQRMVVDFGRDVYHLNDSELAALRVKVESGDMEEVLKAYENEIRHPIKSALFGHLIRTLLIQIQKTKTDLSVALQGLDQLLRSQQLTFAFVGVAPSVLLLYGFWGWLQRLYAGEGRQKGRRRRYFHSLRDIEELLLKAPEDDALMSDKDRGLLIVTTSGLRVWATGIGSGVRQAFLDDLRMFEDQTLTRADKLLVTTSVQTYCGHLFLLRQSLFPHLRPTVPPSITSTVRMDTSTISFSNDVPDTPPRTLSAPHDRIEPGLHHTRLAEQRSPATKNQEGVQIDSSSAVASHSGSRATRVKAISRLAKMPVKIGRYEYISAVPGASGVVQAVPHSVKVIGDIHMRPSDFDSGDGPSTVLIVFIPILVVALTVLLGILIFLIALLCMKRQRGIRLAEDGGPLDLSKGDGVIGEGGVEGVEQRWLETCNADVREAYLRSKDWQGQYPPSSVPTDITLSQFLSIQEKGVAAWAFEPDYEENLSLYVQSRTEITFLSDGPGMAVREGGGNSVMANLPLPKLNEVYYWEVKMYEKPVTTEVAIGLATKPYPSFRLPGWNRSSVAYFASDGFKSHNYPFTASSYGPPLAEGDVLGVGYRPRTGTVFFTRNGRKLEDCYTGLHRLNLFPTVGANGPATLHVNLGQAGFVFIEANVKKWGLAPMTGTLAPPPAYGSEGGSILIEAGYGTPGSSQPNLSGIGALLEAARNRAVAHGSSSSTPIIPSRSLAHAPSTPRSSRRHRRNHSNLMPSPLRGGDHLHPAEVSSYRSPTDTPQIEARVPDVEDLDSDGSDSDTGSARSPPNPPTPNVLDISMNSLRVTSESGTHESENSGETARPRTLQREPSLGPPQDSPPPPGYAPLDPHVYSQGLPGDLPEELINQAIAAMSDVGPSTPTPVRSPSPPPRGPLGWLRGLTGGE
- a CDS encoding uncharacterized protein (Pyridoxamine 5'-phosphate oxidase); this translates as MVPRPHQSISRAKPEWQLLLESELAQNPRSTVYSLATVHEGAPRVRSVVHRTFSPSGLLLSTTDLRSSKSTQLGAESRTEIAWTLPTLVQFRVTGRAYIVPASGSPNLTRRGSQLKIAASYSSPRNPTPLRRTPSSAAGSSSPTTDEASGATNRDGKRGSVSSTSSLTPGGTAEASPTESLDTKSTTESIPGSGAASESISRSSSTKGRPRLHLTPTPNDLASSAGPSSPLGPGTPRSPRVSPPLSASSTSSYQFHLRPNVALNPAVTLDSESDIGLPKLAGTLSALVSWGVASNAPESSPSWWEAERARIWDSLSPALRATFGRPAPPGSTLADAPDQSTWITSLESNAKDPEESKGLIEAWQNFAVVALAPQRVEMLELSCEPHRRACWVRDGEAWIKEELVP